The Francisella hispaniensis FSC454 genome includes the window ATGACTACATGGGATAAATGTTTAAAAAAAATTAAAAAAAACCTTTCTACGTTTGAGTATAAAACGTGGATAAAGCCTATCCATGTAGAGCAAAATAGTAACTTATTCACAGTTTTTTGTAACAATGAATATTTTAAAAAACATATAAAATCTAAGTATGGAAATCTTATTTTATCAACAATCCAAGAGTGTCATGGTAACGATTTAATTATAGAATATTCTAACAAAAAATTTTCTGGTGAAAAAATCACTGAAGTTATTACAGCTGGACCACAAGCTAATTTTTTTAGTACGACAACTATTGAGATAAAGGATGAATCAGAAGATACAAAATTAGTACAAGAGCCTAAAATATCGAAGAAGTCTAATACTAAAGATCTTTCTTCATCACAAGAGTTATTTGGTTTTGATGAAGCGATGCTGATTACAGCAAAAGAAGATGAGGAATACTCTTTTGGCTTACCATTAAAAGAAAAATATGTTTTTGACAGCTTTGTAGTTGGAGATGCTAACAAAATTGCTAGAGCAGCAGCTATGCAAGTATCGATAAATCCTGGTAAATTGCATAACCCTTTATTCATCTATGGTGGTAGTGGTTTAGGAAAAACTCACTTAATGCAAGCAATAGGTAATCATGCAAGAGAAGTTAATCCTAATGCTAAAATTATCTATACAAATTCAGAACAATTTATTAAAGATTATGTAAATTCTATTCGTCTACAAGATCAAGATGAATTTCAAAGAGTTTATAGATCTGCAGATATTCTTCTTATAGATGATATTCAGTTTATCGCTGGTAAAGAAGGTACAGCTCAGGAGTTTTTCCATACTTTTAATGCTTTGTATGAAAATGGTAAACAGATAATTCTAACCAGTGATAAGTATCCAAATGAAATAGAAGGACTTGAAGAAAGACTAGTTTCGCGTTTTGGCTATGGTTTAACAGTTTCTGTTGATATGCCAGATTTAGAAACCAGAATTGCTATCTTGCTTAAGAAAGCCCATGATTTAGGTCAAAAATTACCTAACGAAACAGCAGCATTCATTGCTGAGAATGTGCGCACTAATGTTAGAGAACTAGAGGGTGCTCTAAATAGGGTACTTACAACCTCTAAATTTAATTATAAAGATCCTACTATTGAGGTAGCACAAGCTTGTTTAAGGGATGTTATAAAAATACAAGAAAAGAAAGTAAAAATAGATAATATTCAAAAAGTTGTTGCTGATTTTTATAGAATTAGAGTGAAAGATTTAACTTCTAACCAAAGAAGTAGAAATATAGCTAGACCAAGACAGATAGCAATGAGTTTAGCACGTGAACTAACATCACATAGCTTGCCAGAGATAGGTAATGCTTTTGGTGGTAGAGACCATACAACAGTTATGCATGCTGTTAAAGCTATAACTAAATTAAGACAAAGCAATACTTCAATATCAGATGATTATGAGTTGCTTTTAGACAAGATTTCTCGTTAAATAAAATTAATAACTTTATCAAAGGGGTTTTAAAAAATGAATTTTGTACTAAATAGAGATGACTTACTAAAGCCTTTGCAATCTATGCTGTCAGTCGCAAATAGTAAGAGTACAATGCCTTTATTATCGTGTATATTATTTGACATTGATAATAATAATCTCAAAATTACAGCTTCAGATCTTGATACAGAAATATCATGTAATATAGCTGTTAGTTGTAACACAAGTATAAAGTTAGCATTAAATGCTGACAAAATTTATAATATTGTCAGAAGTTTGAATGAAAATTCAATGATAGATTTTAGAATTAATGAAAATAAGGTAACTATTGTCTCTAATAATAGTACTTTTAACCTTATATCATTAAATGCTGATAACTATCCTCTTATAGATAGTAATATCAATGAGCAAGCAAGTTTTGATCTTTCTCAGCAAGATTTTCATCATATTATCTCAAAAGTAGATTTTTCAATGGCCAATGATGATACAAGGTATTTCTTAAATGGGATGTTTTGGGAAATTAATGCAAATTTACTAAGAGCAGTATCTACAGATGGTCATAGAATGTCTATAACAGAGGCTATAATTGATAGTAGAGTGTTAGATAGTGCCTCTCAGTCGATAATACCAAAAAAAGCAATTTTAGAACTTAAAAAAATAGTCGGCAAAACAGAAGAAAATATCAAAATTTGTCTTGGCAAAAATTATCTAAAGGCAATATTTGGTAATTATGCTTTTATATCAAAGCTCATAGATGGCCGTTATCCTGATTATCAAAAAGTAATTCCTAAAAATAATACAAAACTATTAGCTGTCGATAAGCAGTTTTTCAAAAATTCATTACTAAGAACATCAATACTTGCTAATGATAAGTACAAAGGTGTACGTTTGAATATATCTCAAAATCAATTGCTTTTATCAGCTAATAATCCAGATAATGAAAAGGCTGAAGATAAAATCGAAGTTCAATATAATGATCAAGCAATGGAAATTTGTTTTAATTACAAATATCTTTTGGATATTATAAATGTACTTAGCGAAGAAACTATGACTATTTATCTTGATAACCCTAATATGAGCGCATTAGTAAAAGACGAAAAAGATAATAGCTTATTTATTATTATGCCAATGAAAATATAGCTAATAATTAGCCTTAACTTAGCTATTATTTTTCTAGAAAAACTATTTTGATAAATCCTTTGGAATGAATAATAAGGCAATAAAAAAAGGTATACATAAAAACATTATATATAACGCTGGGATTAGATAATTTCCAGTAGTAGTAATTAATAAAGTCATAAGAAAGGCAGCAGTTCCTCCAAATAAAGAAACGCTTATATTAAAACTTATTCCAAAACCACTATTTCTATTTTTAACAGGAAATAACCCTGCAGTATTTGCAAATATAGGACCTATTACAGCACCACTTATAATAGCAAGAGAAAAAATAGCTATAGATACTAATTGATGGTTTTTTATAATAGTTTGATATATTGGTAAAGCGGCTATAAATAGGACTATACAAGAATACATCAGAACTTTTTTACCACCAATTCTATCAGCAATATACCCAAATATAATTGAAGAAAACATTAATACTATTATATTAAGAGTACAAATCAGTAATACATGCTTAAAATCATAGTGTAAATAATGGCTTGCATAGGTGGGCATATATGAAATTCCCATAAAAACTAATACAGCTATTAATGATGATAGAAAGAAAGTAATAATCATATTATTCCATTCATATTTAATAGCGTCACTAATAGGATTTTTAACAGTTGATTTTTTTGTTTTGAGCTCCAAAAATCCTTGAGTTTCTGATGATTTATATCTGATATATAATCCCGAAAGAATAATTATA containing:
- the dnaA gene encoding chromosomal replication initiator protein DnaA, with product MTTWDKCLKKIKKNLSTFEYKTWIKPIHVEQNSNLFTVFCNNEYFKKHIKSKYGNLILSTIQECHGNDLIIEYSNKKFSGEKITEVITAGPQANFFSTTTIEIKDESEDTKLVQEPKISKKSNTKDLSSSQELFGFDEAMLITAKEDEEYSFGLPLKEKYVFDSFVVGDANKIARAAAMQVSINPGKLHNPLFIYGGSGLGKTHLMQAIGNHAREVNPNAKIIYTNSEQFIKDYVNSIRLQDQDEFQRVYRSADILLIDDIQFIAGKEGTAQEFFHTFNALYENGKQIILTSDKYPNEIEGLEERLVSRFGYGLTVSVDMPDLETRIAILLKKAHDLGQKLPNETAAFIAENVRTNVRELEGALNRVLTTSKFNYKDPTIEVAQACLRDVIKIQEKKVKIDNIQKVVADFYRIRVKDLTSNQRSRNIARPRQIAMSLARELTSHSLPEIGNAFGGRDHTTVMHAVKAITKLRQSNTSISDDYELLLDKISR
- the dnaN gene encoding DNA polymerase III subunit beta — translated: MNFVLNRDDLLKPLQSMLSVANSKSTMPLLSCILFDIDNNNLKITASDLDTEISCNIAVSCNTSIKLALNADKIYNIVRSLNENSMIDFRINENKVTIVSNNSTFNLISLNADNYPLIDSNINEQASFDLSQQDFHHIISKVDFSMANDDTRYFLNGMFWEINANLLRAVSTDGHRMSITEAIIDSRVLDSASQSIIPKKAILELKKIVGKTEENIKICLGKNYLKAIFGNYAFISKLIDGRYPDYQKVIPKNNTKLLAVDKQFFKNSLLRTSILANDKYKGVRLNISQNQLLLSANNPDNEKAEDKIEVQYNDQAMEICFNYKYLLDIINVLSEETMTIYLDNPNMSALVKDEKDNSLFIIMPMKI
- a CDS encoding MFS transporter, which gives rise to MSKSNFRKNILPALAGNIADWYEFYMYGMFAAPVIAKLFLPQQEYFIALLYTYLTFTLGFFIRPLGALFFGYFSDKYGRKKILFYSLLLMGIPTLLMALLPTYASIGIYAPIFLMLIRILQGFAVGGEIGGAAAFILESSNKNRQNISGALLISSSFFALLLASSVSYCLLNLLSNNQILKWGWRIPFIFGFIIILSGLYIRYKSSETQGFLELKTKKSTVKNPISDAIKYEWNNMIITFFLSSLIAVLVFMGISYMPTYASHYLHYDFKHVLLICTLNIIVLMFSSIIFGYIADRIGGKKVLMYSCIVLFIAALPIYQTIIKNHQLVSIAIFSLAIISGAVIGPIFANTAGLFPVKNRNSGFGISFNISVSLFGGTAAFLMTLLITTTGNYLIPALYIMFLCIPFFIALLFIPKDLSK